In Arachis hypogaea cultivar Tifrunner chromosome 2, arahy.Tifrunner.gnm2.J5K5, whole genome shotgun sequence, a genomic segment contains:
- the LOC112754191 gene encoding cytochrome P450 76T24-like, giving the protein MEFSLSFLLISMVVFAIIHLLISNLGIKTQKSTKLPPGPKPLPIIGNILELGTEPHQSLTKLSQTYGPIMTLKLGNITTIVISSPQLAKEVLHKNDLISSYRTVPDTLHALDHNLYSVGWMQPSNEWRILRKICATKVFSSQQLDSTQVLRQRKVQELMDFVKKRSEKGEALDIGEVAFITVLNFISNTFFSMDLGDYNSSKSQEWKKNFCSITEEAGKPNIVDFFPIFRLLDPQGARARMTKYLRELIDFFDGLVEERLKLRGLEIESKTCKDVLDSVLEVMLEENSQVTRLHVLHLFLVLLVAGVDTTSITIEWAMAELLRNPEKLEKVRNELQHVLGKNEQLEEKHISKLPFLKAVVKETFRLHPPAPLLVPHKAQEDVELCGFIVPKNAQVWVNVWAMGRDSSIWTNPNEFMPERFLESEIDFQGHDFELIPFGAGKRMCPGLPLAYRAVHILLASLLHCYDWKLANEDKEEDLDMSENFGLTLRKAQSLKAIPIQS; this is encoded by the exons ATGGAGTTTTCATTATcatttcttttaatttccatGGTTGTGTTTGCAATTATTCATCTTCTAATCTCTAATTTAGGCatcaaaacacaaaaatccaCCAAACTTCCACCAGGACCAAAACCTTTACCAATCATAGGAAACATCTTAGAACTTGGTACCGAACCTCACCAATCACTAACTAAGCTTTCTCAAACCTATGGACCAATAATGACTCTTAAGCTTGGTAACATAACTACCATAGTTATTTCATCTCCACAATTAGCCAAAGAAGTACTCCATAAAAATGACCTAATTTCCTCTTATAGAACAGTTCCGGATACTCTTCATGCACTTGATCACAATCTGTATTCGGTTGGATGGATGCAACCTTCAAACGAATGGAGGATTCTTCGGAAAATTTGTGCTACCAAAGTGTTCTCTTCGCAACAACTCGATTCGACACAAGTTCTTAGACAAAGAAAGGTGCAAGAACTCATGGATTTTGTCAAGAAAAGAAGTGAAAAAGGTGAAGCTTTAGATATCGGCGAAGTTGCTTTTATAACCGTGCTTAATTTCATATCAAACACCTTCTTTTCTATGGATTTGGGTGATTATAATTCTTCTAAGTCTcaagaatggaagaagaactTTTGTTCTATCACTGAAGAAGCCGGAAAGCCTAATATTGTGGACTTCTTCCCAATCTTTCGCTTGCTTGATCCACAAGGTGCACGTGCAAGAATGACCAAGTATCTTAGAGAGTTGATAGATTTTTTTGATGGTCTTGTCGAAGAAAGGTTGAAATTAAGAGGTCTAGAAATAGAATCTAAGACGTGCAAAGATGTTTTAGATTCCGTGTTAGAAGTTATGTTGGAAGAGAATTCTCAAGTGACCCGACTCCACGTGTTGCATCTATTCTTG GTTTTATTAGTGGCTGGAGTAGATACAACATCAATCACCATAGAATGGGCAATGGCAGAACTACTAAGAAACCCAGAAAAACTTGAAAAGGTTAGAAACGAACTTCAACATGTCCTTGGCAAAAATGAACAACTTGAAGAAAAACATATCTCAAAACTTCCATTTCTAAAGGCAGTGGTAAAAGAGACTTTTCGCTTGCACCCACCTGCCCCATTATTAGTACCACACAAAGCACAAGAGGATGTTGAACTATGTGGCTTCATTGTGCCTAAAAATGCACAAGTTTGGGTCAATGTATGGGCTATGGGAAGAGATTCAAGTATTTGGACAAACCCTAATGAATTTATGCCCGAAAGATTCTTAGAAAGTGAGATTGATTTTCAAGGCCATGATTTTGAGCTAATTCCATTTGGTGCTGGAAAAAGAATGTGTCCTGGATTGCCATTGGCTTATAGGGCTGTGCACATTTTGTTGGCATCACTTCTTCATTGTTATGATTGGAAGCTAGCAAATGAAGATAAGGAAGAGGATTTAGATATGTCTGAGAATTTTGGACTTACCTTGCGTAAGGCTCAATCTCTCAAAGCTATTCCCATACAATCATAA
- the LOC140177425 gene encoding uncharacterized protein has translation MADVPPPTSSELLRMVTELQQANQRMAEENQRMQDQIAQLVNARLEHNNDHHNRDENHERQSMPTHISETPQQEEEEAQPDAEDEERDNSAGPFTADIINFQLPRQFTLPTTLTPYDGLGDPKQHIKKFRSIMIVNGASDPILCRCFPSFLDGPALDWFCSLPADSISCFQELARQFEDHFAASAIYLHDSDYLTTIKQGPQESLKDYIARFTKVAMRIPDLHPEVHLHAIKSGLCPEFREKAKGQIDVEELRQARKTEKSAIIKDDDKPRDSKKPFKPVPRYDSYTKFNAKRDDIIKEILNSKLIKPPRKAGTYPESKTVDKSKYCTFHQKYGHTTDERVIAKDLLERLARQGHLDKFIAGHMQKNVTSASDPSAATPSSKEKDKAPAQPRGIINCILGGYAGGGNTNSARKRTYGAMLAVTDAPKVPQQNQHFPEMTFRSTDFNHTDANYDDPVVISVQLGDLIVRKVLLDPGSNADVLFFTTFEKIKLSSNILQPYHGDLVRFSGERVPVLGSVWLQTILGEQPLFKTQDIQYLVVDYFSPYNLILGRPFLNRFVAIVSTVHLCVKFPVQDNEVATIYGDLQEARQCYNVSLKPIKKSNMAQVNSIQPDQPRLTEIDPRADFEDRPMPNEDLMKVPLTGDPTKFTFVGMTINKEEKDSLIRFLRENADLFAWTPADMPEIDPSVITHKLAINPEARPISQKKRNLGAEKRLASLAEVKKLIMANFIREIRFTTWLANVVMVKKNNVDNSCGYGSLSFMDAYSGYNQILMHPSDQEKTAFITEYGNYCYNVMPFGLKNAGTTYQRLMNKVFENQISRNIEVYVDDMVAKTMVGNSHVKDLAEIFVQIRRYNIRLNPEKCAFGVCGGKFLGFILTSRGIEANPEKCQVILDMKSPKSVKEVQRLTERLTALSRFLPCLPLKSFHFFQCLKKNTKHFEWTESCETAFQNLKQFLSKPPVLQRPKVNEPLYIYLSITDVAISSVLVTETKMGQQPIYFLSKSLQGAELRYPRLEKLALALVFSSRRLRPYFQGHTIIVRTEQPLWHILSKPELAGGLTKWAIELSEFDIQYQPRGSVKSQYLADFVAELTQPGLEEEFSDWTLFVDGASNPQRSGAGILLESPEGIILEHSLRFSFKASNNQAEYEALIAGLRRGYSRPLLKCLDRNEADLVLAEAHEGIYGIHSGARSLAQKILRAGFYWPSLWEDSIKKVRTCDQCQKHAPIINIPAEHLHQSIISWPFNQWGIDILGPFPTAPRQMKFLVVAIDYFSKWIEAQPLARITSSQMISFVWKYIICRFGIPRHIVTDNGRQFTDHNFRHFLQNLKINQHFSSVEHPQSNGLAEAANKVLLHALRKKLDNAKGLWAELIPEVLWSYNTTVHTSTKETPFRLVYGSEAMIPLEISQQSLRTQAENHDQARQAELDLIEEVRNTAAIRHRALQQQLGRRHVKRVQPRSFNIGDLVLRKTEEARRPSSHGKLTATWDGPYRVLEVLGRGAYRLEHLDGTKLLSTWNINSLKQYYS, from the exons ATGGCTGATGTTCCACCCCCTACCTCATCCGAGCTCCTACGGATGGTGACCGAGCTTCAACAAGCAAATCAACGAATGGCAGAGGAAAACCAAAGAATGCAAGATCAAATCGCACAATTGGTTAATGCTCGGTTAGAGCATAACAATGATCATCATAACCGAGACGAAAATCATGAGCGTCAATCAATGCCAACCCATATTTCTGAAACACCTCAgcaggaggaggaagaggcacaACCAGACGCTGAGGACGAGGAGCGCGACAACTCCGCCGGCCCATTCACGGCCGACATAATAAATTTTCAACTCCCTAGACAGTTCACCCTGCCAACGACTTTAACCCCATATGATGGGTTAGGAGACCCGAAGCAACATATTAAAAAATTCCGATCTATCATGATCGTTAACGGTGCATCCGACCCTATTCTATGTCGTTGTTTTCCATCATttttagacggtcctgcacttgactGGTTTTGCTCTTTGCCTGCAGATTCAATATCGTGTTTCCAGGAATTAGCGAGGCAATTCGAAGATCACTTTGCAGCATCAGCAATATACCTGCACGATTCAGACTACCTGACGACCATCAAACAAGGGCCACAAGAAAGCCTGAAAGATTATATTGCTCGCTTTACAAAGGTCGCCATGAGAATCCCCGATCTTCATCCTGAAGTCCATCTCCATGCCATAAAAAGCGGCCTTTGTCCCG AATTCCGCGAAAAAGCCAAGGGACAAATAGATGTTGAAGAACTTCGCCAAGCTCGAAAGACAGAAAAATCAGCTATCATCAAGGATGATGATAAACCACGGGATAGCAAGAAGCCCTTTAAGCCTGTCCCCCGCTACGACTCGTACACCAAGTTCAACGCAAAAAGGGATGACATCATCAAAGAAATACTCAATTCCAAGTTAATCAAGCCTCCTCGTAAAGCTGGCACTTACCCAGAGTCCAAAACTGTCGATAAATCCAAATATTGCACTTTTCATCAGAAGTACGGGCATACAACCGATGAACGTGTGATTGCTAAAGATCTCCTTGAGCGCCTCGCAAGACAGGGCCACCTTGATAAGTTTATTGCAGGGCATATGCAAAAGAACGTAACCTCGGCTTCTGACCCATCAGCAGCAACCCcatcatcaaaagaaaaagataaagcaCCAGCCCAACCTCGAGGAATCATCAATTGTATTTTAGGAGGATATGCTGGGGGCGGAAATACAAACTCGGCCCGAAAAAGAACTTATGGGGCTATGTTAGCAGTAACGGACGCCCCTAAGGTTCCACAGCAGAATCAACACTTCCCAGAAATGACTTTTCGTTCCACCGACTTTAATCACACCGATGCTAATTATGACGATCCAGTGGTAATTTCTGTTCAGTTGGGAGACTTAATAGTCCGCAAAGTACTCCTCGATCCCGGGAGCAATGCTGATGTATTATTTTTTACCAcctttgaaaagataaagttaagTAGCAACATTTTGCAACCATACCATGGTGACTTGGTCAGATTTTCGGGAGAGCGAGTTCCTGTTCTGGGTTCCGTGTGGTTACAAACCATACTCGGTGAGCAACCATTATTTAAGACACAAGACATTCAATATCTTGTTGTCGACTACTTTAGTCCATATAACCTTATCTTAGGTAGACCATTTTTAAATAGATTTGTAGCAATTGTGTCTACAGTTCACCTTTGTGTTAAGTTTCCTGTACAGGATAATGAAGTGGCCACCATATACGGCGACCTCCAGGAAGCTCGGCAATGCTATAACGTAAGCCTGAAGCCCATCAAAAAGAGTAACATGGCGCAGGTCAACTCCATACAACCTGACCAGCCGAGATTGACAGAAATAGATCCAAGAGCCGACTTTGAAGATCGGCCTATGCCAAATGAGGACTTAATGAAAGTCCCCCTAACCGGTGATCCCACGAAATTCACTTTTGTAGGAATGACGATCAATAAGGAGGAAAAAGATTCCCTTATACGGTTTTTACGTGAGAATGCCGATTTATTTGCCTGGACCCCTGCCGATATGCCCGAAATAGATCCATCTGTCATTACGCACAAATTGGCAATCAATCCTGAAGCTCGGCCAATCtcacaaaagaaaagaaatctcGGCGCCGAGAAACGCCTTGCATCTCTTGCGGAGGTCAAAAAGCTCATTATGGCTAACTTCATCCGAGAAATCAGATTCACAACATGGCTCGCTAATGTTGTTATGGTAAAAAAGAATAATg TTGACAACTCTTGCGGTTATGGTTCGTTAagttttatggacgcatattctggctataaccagattCTCATGCATCCATCTGACCAAGAGAAAACCGCCTTCATAACTGAATATGGTAATTATTGCTATAATGTTATGCCCTTTGGTTTAAAGAATGCAGGAACAACATACCAGAgactaatgaataaggtcttcgagAACCAAATAAGTCGGAATATcgaagtttatgtggatgacatggtCGCTAAAACCATGGTCGGCAACTCTCATGTCAAAGACCTAGCCGAGATTTTTGTGCAAATCCGACGGTATAATATTAGATTGAATCCTGAAAAGTGTGCTTTCGGTGTATGCGGAGGAAAATTCCTCGGGTTCATCCTTACTAGCCGAGGAATAGAAGCAAATCCGGAAAAATGTCAGGTGATACTAGATATGAAAAGTCCAAAGTCAGTAAAAGAAGTTCAACGACTAACAGAGAGACTCACGGCTTTATCAAGATTTCTACCCTGTTTGCCATTAAAGTCTTTTCATTTTTTCCAATGTTTAAAAAAGAACACAAAACATTTTGAATGGACTGAAAGCTGTGAAACTGCATTTCAAAATCTAAAACAATTCCTTTCAAAACCACCTGTTTTACAAAGGCCGAAGGTCAATGAGCCATTATATATATACTTGTCTATTACTGATGTGGCAATTAGCTCTGTCCTTGTAACAGAAACAAAGATGGGTCAACAGCCGATCTATTTTTTAAGCAAGTCACTCCAAGGCGCCGAGCTTCGCTACCCAAGGTTGGAAAAACTAGCACTGGCTTTGGTCTTCTCGTCGAGACGACTCCGACCATACTTCCAGGGACACACCATCATCGTCAGAACCGAACAACCTCTTTGGCATATCCTCTCAAAACCGGAATTAGCAGGCGGACTTACCAAATGGGCTATTGAGCTTTCAGAATTTGATATTCAATACCAGCCAAGAGGATCTGTCAAGTCCCAATACTTAGCCGATTTTGTGGCAGAGCTCACTCAGCCAGGTCTGGAAGAAGAATTCTCAGATTGGACCTTGTTTGTGGATGGAGCTTCAAACCCTCAGAGGTCAGGAGCTGGAATACTATTGGAGAGTCCGGAGGGTATCATCCTCGAGCATTCTCTCCGCTTCTCCTTTAAGGCAAGTAATAACCAGGCTGAATACGAAGCCCTAATCGCTGGGCTCAG GCGGGGATATTCCCGACCACTTTTAAAATGTTTGGACAGGAATGAGGCCGATCTTGTACTAGCCGAGGCTCATGAAGGAATATATGGGATACACTCGGGGGCAAGGAGCCTAGCACAGAAAATACTTCGAGCCGGTTTCTATTGGCCGAGCCTTTGGGAGGATAGCATAAAGAAGGTCAGAACTTGCGATCAATGTCAAAAGCACGCACCAATCATTAACATTCCAGCCGAGCATCTTCACCAGTCTATCATAAGTTGGCCATTTAACCAGTGGGGGATCGACATCCTCGGCCCGTTTCCCACTGCCCCAAGACAGATGAAATTTTTGGTTGTTGCTATCGATTATTTCAGCAAATGGATTGAAGCACAACCCTTGGCGAGAATCACATCTTCCCAGATGATATCCTTTGTTTGGAAATATATCATATGCCGATTTGGAATTCCTCGACATATTGTCACAGACAATGGTCGGCAATTTACCGATCATAATTTTAGGCATTTTTTACAAAACCTAAAGATAAACCAGCACTTCTCATCCGTGGAGCACCCACAATCTAATGGCTTAGCCGAAGCCGCTAATAAGGTCCTCCTGCACGCTTTAAGGAAAAAGCTCGACAATGCCAAGGGACTTTGGGCAGAGCTAATTCCAGAAGTATTGTGGTCATACAACACTACCGTGCACACATCCACTAAAGAAACTCCATTCCGCCTGGTATATGGATCTGAGGCAATGATTCCTCTAGAAATTTCGCAACAATCTTTACGAACGCAAGCAGAGAATCATGATCAAGCTCGCCAAGCAGAACTCGACTTAATAGAGGAAGTCAGGAATACAGCAGCAATTCGCCACCGAGCTTTACAACAGCAGCTTGGCCGAAGACATGTTAAACGAGTTCAGCCAAGATCCTTCAACATTGGAGATCTCGTATTGAGGAAAACTGAAGAAGCTCGCCGACCATCTTCCCATGGAAAGCTTACAGCAACATGGGATGGACCTTACCGCGTACTTGAAGTCCTCGGGAGAGGAGCTTACAGACTGGAACATTTGGACGGTACTAAGCTACTGAGTACATGGAATATCAACTCTTTAAAGCAATATTACAGTTAA
- the LOC112754168 gene encoding geraniol 8-hydroxylase produces the protein MDYVSMLLLLSFVLVTIHVLISNLVKKKSPKLPPGPNPFPIIGNILDFGNQPHQALAKLSQTYGPIMTMKLGNITTIVISSPQLAKEVLHKHDQIFSNRTIPDSATAHDHHKFSIVWLPPTTQWRSLRKVCATKVFSTQNLDSAQVLALRRNKVRELLDFVKEKSEKGETLDIGDVCFTTVLNSISNTFFSMDLAHYTSQKSQEFKDVIWGVMEEVGRPNVVDFFPMFRLLDPQGARTRQKVYFGKLLNFFDGLVEERLQSRSLRMGSKDYKDVLDSVVDLILEGNSEVTRSHVPHLFLDLFVAGIDTTSSTIEWAMTELVHNSKILVKVREELEQVLGKGEQQLEESHISKLPFLRAIVKETLRLHPPAPFLVPHRPEDDVELCGYMVPKNAQILTNVWAMGRDSSVWTNPNEFMPERFLESEIDFKGQNFELIPFGAGRRICPGLPLGYRNIHFVLASLLFEYDWKLPNNVKPEEMDMSEKYGITLHKAQPLQVIPVSMHNNIK, from the exons ATGGACTATGTTTCAatgcttcttctattgtcttttgTGTTGGTAACTATTCATGTCCTAATCTCAAACTTAGTCAAaaaaaaatcacccaaacttccACCAGGGCCTAACCCTTTTCCAATCATAGGAAACATCTTAGATTTTGGTAATCAACCTCACCAAGCACTTGCTAAGCTTTCTCAAACCTATGGACCAATAATGACTATGAAGCTTGGTAACATAACCACCATAGTTATTTCATCTCCACAATTAGCCAAAGAAGTGCTCCATAAACATGACCAAATCTTCTCCAATAGGACTATCCCTGATTCTGCTACAGCACATGACCACCACAAATTTTCAATTGTTTGGTTGCCACCAACAACTCAATGGAGGAGTCTTAGGAAAGTTTGCGCAACCAAAGTGTTCTCAACACAAAATCTAGACTCGGCACAGGTTCTTGCTCTTCGTCGAAATAAGGTTCGTGAATTACTGGATTTTGTGAAGGAAAAAAGTGAAAAGGGGGAAACTTTAGATATTGGTGATGTTTGTTTTACGACCGTGCTTAATTCCATATCAAACACTTTTTTCTCTATGGATTTGGCTCATTACACTTCTCAAAAGTCACAAGAGTTCAAGGATGTTATTTGGGGTGTGATGGAAGAAGTTGGAAGACCTAATGTTGTTGACTTCTTTCCAATGTTTCGGTTGCTTGATCCGCAAGGTGCGCGCACAAGACAGAAAGTTTACTTTGGGAAGCTACTTAATTTTTTTGATGGTCTTGTAGAAGAAAGATTGCAATCAAGAAGTTTGAGAATGGGGTCTAAGGATTACAAAGATGTGTTAGATTCTGTGGTGGATCTCATTTTGGAAGGCAATTCAGAAGTTACCAGATCTCATGTGCCACATTTATTTCTG gatttatttGTGGCTGGAATAGACACAACATCAAGCACAATAGAGTGGGCAATGACCGAACTAGTCCATAACTCTAAAATACTAGTAAAAGTTAGAGAAGAACTTGAACAAGTCCTTGGCAAAGgtgaacaacaacttgaagaaTCACATATTTCAAAGCTTCCTTTCCTAAGAGCAATTGTTAAGGAAACTTTACGTTTGCATCCACCTGCCCCATTTTTAGTGCCTCATAGGCCAGAAGATGATGTTGAACTATGTGGCTACATGGTGCCTAAAAATGCACAAATTCTAACAAATGTATGGGCTATGGGGAGAGATTCAAGTGTTTGGACAAACCCAAATGAATTCATGCCTGAAAGATTCTTGGAAAGTGAAATTGACTTTAAGGGACAAAATTTTGAGCTAATTCCCTTTGGAGCTGGAAGAAGAATTTGTCCTGGATTACCATTAGGGTATAGGAATATACACTTTGTGTTAGCTTCTCTTTTATTTGAATATGATTGGAAGCTTCCAAATAATGTAAAGCCAGAAGAGATGGATATGTCTGAGAAATATGGAATAACCTTGCACAAGGCACAACCTCTTCAAGTTATTCCTGTTTCCATGCATAACAATATCAAGTGA